The Geoalkalibacter ferrihydriticus DSM 17813 genome includes a window with the following:
- a CDS encoding arsenic resistance protein: MAMAVATEKEAGRDTMWKILAKLNQNLILAIPAMMLVGFVFGVIVDAAFLKSLILPFTFLMVYPMMVTLKIRQVLEGGDAKAQVLTQAINFAVIPFVAFGLGKIFFADRPFMALGLLLAALVPTSGMTISWTGFAKGNLAAAVKMTVIGLILGSLATPFYVQVLMGAAVDVDLLSVFQQIVLIVFLPMVAGYATQRILVRRFGLPEFQQHLAPRFPGISTIGVLGIVFIAIALKAEAIAARPEQLLVIFVPLLILYAFNYLLSTLVGKSLLPRGDAIALVYGTVMRNLSIALAVAINAFGPAGSEAALVIALAYIIQVQSAAWYVKFTPRVFGAAPPERQSA, translated from the coding sequence ATGGCCATGGCTGTAGCCACTGAAAAAGAGGCCGGCAGAGACACCATGTGGAAAATTCTCGCCAAACTCAATCAGAACCTGATTCTGGCCATCCCCGCCATGATGCTCGTCGGGTTTGTTTTCGGTGTCATTGTGGACGCCGCCTTTCTCAAAAGTCTGATCCTGCCGTTTACCTTTCTCATGGTCTACCCCATGATGGTGACCCTCAAAATCCGCCAGGTTCTTGAGGGTGGCGACGCCAAGGCGCAGGTTTTGACACAGGCCATCAACTTCGCCGTTATCCCCTTTGTCGCCTTTGGTTTGGGCAAGATCTTCTTTGCCGACCGACCCTTCATGGCGCTGGGTCTGCTGCTGGCGGCTCTGGTGCCGACCAGCGGCATGACCATCTCCTGGACGGGTTTTGCCAAAGGCAATCTGGCGGCGGCGGTAAAAATGACCGTCATCGGTCTGATTCTCGGCTCACTGGCCACGCCTTTTTACGTGCAGGTATTGATGGGGGCGGCGGTGGACGTCGATCTGCTGAGCGTTTTTCAGCAGATCGTCCTCATCGTCTTTTTGCCCATGGTCGCGGGCTACGCCACCCAGCGCATCCTGGTGCGGCGCTTTGGTTTGCCGGAGTTTCAGCAACACCTGGCGCCGCGCTTTCCCGGGATTTCCACCATCGGGGTACTGGGCATCGTATTCATCGCCATCGCTCTCAAGGCCGAAGCCATCGCCGCGCGCCCCGAGCAGTTGCTGGTGATTTTCGTGCCGTTGCTCATTCTTTATGCCTTTAACTACCTGCTCAGCACCCTGGTGGGCAAAAGCCTGCTGCCGCGCGGCGACGCCATCGCTCTGGTCTACGGCACGGTGATGCGCAATCTCTCCATCGCCCTGGCGGTAGCCATCAACGCTTTTGGGCCGGCAGGTTCCGAAGCCGCGCTGGTGATCGCCCTGGCCTACATCATCCAAGTGCAATCGGCTGCCTGGTACGTCAAATTCACTCCGCGGGTGTTCGGCGCCGCGCCGCCCGAGCGTCAATCAGCCTGA
- a CDS encoding FAD-dependent oxidoreductase — MTGNGKKILILLAIAILVTLFFVFDLQRYLTLTELKARQEAFQQFYAANRFLTLGAYFLFYILVTALSLPGAAVMTLAGGALFGFLPALIVVSFASTIGATLAFLVSRFLLRDWVQSKFGKRLKALNAGIEKDGGFYLFTLRLVPIFPFFVINLAMGLTPMRTLTYYWVSQLGMLPGTAVYVNAGTQLGQIETLGGILSPQLLLSFALLGIFPLIARKGVDFMQKRRTLKDFPKPKKFDYNIVVLGAGSAGLVSAYIAAAVKAKVALIEKDKMGGDCLNTGCVPSKALIRSAKMLAYGRRAAEFGLQKSQTHFDFAEVMERVQRVVKKVEPHDSVERYTELGVECIKGEARITSPYTVQVGERTLTTRNIIVATGAEPFVPPIPGLDQVDYLTSDNLWQLRELPKRLVVLGGGPIGCEMTQAFARFGAQVTQVEMAAQLMSREDADVAAFVRERFEAEGVRVLTEHAAKEVQVKAQEKILVCEHQGQKVEVPFDAILVAVGRRARTTGFGLEELGVRLSERGTIDTDPFLRTNFPNILCAGDVAGPYQFTHTAAHQAWYAAVNALFGEFKKFRADYSVIPWCTFTDPEVARVGLNEAEARDQNIEHEVTVFELAELDRAIAESEDHGWIKIITPPGKDKILGVTIVGTHAGDLLAEYILAMKHGLGLNKILGTIHPYPTLAEANKMAAGEWKKAHVPEKLLTWVEKFHAWRRG; from the coding sequence ATGACAGGCAACGGCAAAAAAATCCTCATCCTCCTGGCCATTGCCATATTGGTCACGCTGTTCTTTGTTTTCGATCTGCAGCGCTACCTGACTCTTACCGAACTCAAAGCCCGCCAGGAGGCGTTTCAGCAATTCTACGCCGCCAATCGTTTCCTGACGCTTGGCGCTTATTTTCTCTTCTATATTCTGGTCACCGCCCTGTCACTGCCGGGCGCCGCCGTCATGACCCTGGCCGGCGGCGCGCTGTTTGGTTTTTTACCCGCACTCATCGTTGTGTCTTTCGCCAGCACCATCGGTGCGACCCTGGCCTTTCTGGTCAGCCGCTTTCTGCTGCGCGACTGGGTGCAGAGCAAATTCGGCAAACGTCTCAAGGCGCTCAACGCGGGCATTGAAAAAGACGGCGGGTTTTACCTGTTCACCCTGCGTCTGGTGCCGATCTTCCCCTTTTTCGTCATCAACCTGGCGATGGGACTCACCCCCATGCGTACCCTGACCTATTACTGGGTCAGCCAGCTCGGCATGCTTCCAGGGACTGCGGTCTACGTCAACGCCGGCACCCAACTCGGTCAGATCGAGACGCTCGGCGGCATCCTTTCGCCGCAGCTGCTGCTTTCCTTTGCCCTGCTCGGCATCTTTCCTCTCATCGCCCGCAAGGGGGTCGATTTCATGCAAAAACGCCGAACACTCAAAGATTTTCCCAAACCAAAAAAATTCGATTACAACATCGTCGTCCTCGGAGCCGGTTCGGCCGGCCTGGTCAGCGCCTATATCGCGGCCGCCGTCAAGGCCAAGGTGGCCCTGATCGAAAAGGACAAGATGGGCGGCGATTGTCTCAATACCGGCTGCGTTCCGAGCAAGGCGCTGATCCGCTCGGCGAAAATGCTCGCCTATGGCCGCCGTGCGGCAGAATTCGGTCTGCAGAAATCGCAAACCCATTTTGATTTCGCCGAGGTGATGGAGCGGGTGCAGCGGGTGGTAAAAAAAGTCGAACCGCACGATTCGGTGGAACGCTACACCGAACTTGGCGTGGAATGCATCAAGGGCGAGGCGCGCATCACATCACCCTACACCGTGCAGGTCGGCGAGCGAACTTTGACCACGCGCAACATCATCGTCGCCACCGGCGCCGAGCCGTTCGTGCCGCCCATCCCGGGGCTGGATCAGGTGGATTATCTGACCTCGGACAATCTCTGGCAACTGCGCGAATTGCCCAAACGCCTGGTGGTTCTGGGCGGCGGCCCCATCGGCTGCGAGATGACCCAAGCCTTTGCGCGCTTCGGCGCGCAAGTGACACAGGTGGAAATGGCTGCGCAGCTCATGAGCCGCGAGGACGCCGATGTCGCAGCCTTCGTACGCGAGCGTTTCGAGGCCGAAGGCGTACGGGTGCTGACCGAACACGCCGCCAAGGAAGTTCAGGTCAAGGCCCAGGAGAAAATCCTGGTGTGCGAACATCAGGGACAAAAAGTCGAGGTGCCTTTCGACGCCATCCTGGTCGCCGTGGGCCGCCGCGCCCGCACGACGGGATTCGGCCTGGAGGAGCTGGGCGTGCGCCTGAGCGAGCGCGGCACCATCGACACCGATCCCTTCTTGCGCACCAACTTCCCGAACATCCTCTGCGCGGGCGATGTGGCAGGCCCCTACCAATTCACTCACACCGCCGCCCATCAGGCCTGGTACGCGGCAGTCAACGCCCTGTTCGGCGAATTCAAGAAGTTTCGCGCCGATTACAGCGTCATCCCCTGGTGCACCTTCACCGACCCGGAAGTGGCGCGCGTCGGCCTCAACGAAGCCGAAGCGCGAGACCAGAACATCGAACACGAGGTGACGGTTTTTGAGCTGGCCGAGTTGGATCGGGCCATCGCCGAGAGCGAGGATCACGGCTGGATCAAGATCATCACCCCGCCCGGCAAGGACAAGATCCTCGGCGTAACCATTGTCGGCACCCACGCGGGCGATCTGCTCGCCGAGTACATCCTGGCCATGAAGCACGGCCTGGGTCTCAACAAGATTCTCGGCACCATCCACCCCTACCCCACCCTGGCCGAAGCCAACAAAATGGCCGCAGGCGAATGGAAAAAAGCCCATGTCCCTGAGAAACTACTGACCTGGGTGGAAAAATTCCATGCCTGGCGGCGGGGCTAG
- a CDS encoding DUF5320 domain-containing protein, producing MPGRNGTGPLGQGSASGRGWGVCSGREAETEAWRSGGNRFLGRGLGQGRRLNCRRGVEGAGLRNEIARLGKILTGLKGRQDQNS from the coding sequence ATGCCAGGGAGAAACGGAACGGGACCCTTGGGTCAGGGGTCGGCAAGCGGTAGAGGCTGGGGAGTTTGCAGCGGACGTGAGGCGGAAACCGAGGCTTGGCGATCCGGAGGGAATCGCTTCCTGGGCAGGGGCTTGGGCCAGGGTCGGAGGCTGAATTGTCGTCGTGGCGTTGAAGGAGCTGGCCTTCGGAATGAAATCGCGCGCCTGGGAAAAATCCTAACCGGCCTCAAGGGTCGCCAGGACCAGAATAGCTAG
- a CDS encoding carboxymuconolactone decarboxylase family protein encodes MTRIPSLDPQSAQARTAEIFVEIKQAFGMVPNLFRAYANHPPLLEANWFKVKKVMMEGVLARKAKEAIAVLVSKDNGCDYCVAAHEAALRSIGVSGEEIKAIENDLQQAEFSRKERALIAFARKANIAPLRIEDSEVKALRDLGADAAEIVEALGVMELFAGFNKFLDALQVEIDF; translated from the coding sequence ATGACCCGCATCCCCTCCCTCGATCCGCAATCCGCACAAGCCCGCACGGCCGAAATTTTTGTCGAAATCAAACAGGCCTTCGGTATGGTGCCCAATCTGTTTCGCGCCTACGCCAACCACCCACCCTTGCTGGAAGCCAACTGGTTCAAAGTGAAAAAGGTGATGATGGAAGGTGTTCTGGCGCGCAAGGCGAAAGAAGCCATCGCCGTGCTGGTCTCCAAAGACAACGGCTGCGACTACTGCGTAGCGGCCCACGAGGCGGCGCTGCGCTCCATCGGTGTGTCCGGCGAAGAGATCAAGGCGATTGAAAACGATCTGCAGCAGGCGGAATTCAGCCGCAAGGAGCGCGCGCTCATCGCCTTTGCGCGCAAGGCCAACATCGCACCGCTGCGCATTGAGGATTCCGAGGTCAAGGCTCTGCGCGATCTCGGAGCCGATGCTGCCGAAATCGTCGAGGCGCTGGGCGTCATGGAGCTTTTTGCCGGATTCAACAAATTTCTCGATGCCCTGCAGGTGGAAATCGATTTCTAG
- a CDS encoding SHOCT domain-containing protein, which translates to MPVYPMMNGMPMMGPLMWIFMIVLWGFAIFGVIMVVRLLVFRTDQSQEPPRAETALGILEKRYAKGDISREEFQRMKKDLQG; encoded by the coding sequence ATGCCCGTATATCCGATGATGAACGGCATGCCTATGATGGGGCCGCTGATGTGGATTTTCATGATAGTCCTGTGGGGATTCGCCATCTTCGGGGTGATCATGGTCGTGCGCCTGTTGGTCTTTCGTACAGATCAGAGCCAAGAGCCGCCCCGCGCGGAAACAGCCTTGGGAATTTTAGAGAAGCGCTACGCCAAGGGAGATATTTCCCGCGAGGAGTTCCAACGTATGAAAAAGGATTTGCAGGGTTGA
- a CDS encoding PadR family transcriptional regulator, translating into MPRGSCHRHGPKQPCTCAMGNLYRFIEPVVLFLLREKQGSYGYELVGELQAHALTDTRIEKGALYRTLRALEDNGHVVSNWETTGAGPARRHYQLTSSGARHLEEWAEVLDNLARSMTHFVGEIRDRGRGGTERG; encoded by the coding sequence ATGCCGCGCGGTTCCTGTCATCGCCACGGGCCCAAGCAGCCCTGCACCTGCGCCATGGGTAATCTCTATCGCTTCATTGAGCCGGTGGTGCTGTTTTTGCTGCGGGAAAAACAAGGGTCTTATGGCTATGAGCTTGTCGGAGAGTTGCAGGCGCACGCCCTGACCGACACACGCATTGAAAAAGGCGCGCTTTACCGCACCTTGCGCGCCTTGGAAGACAATGGCCATGTCGTGTCCAATTGGGAAACCACCGGCGCGGGACCTGCGCGGCGTCATTATCAACTGACCTCCTCCGGCGCCAGGCACCTGGAGGAATGGGCAGAAGTGCTCGACAACCTGGCGCGTTCCATGACCCATTTCGTGGGTGAAATTCGCGATCGGGGACGAGGCGGCACCGAGAGAGGCTGA
- the arsS gene encoding arsenosugar biosynthesis radical SAM (seleno)protein ArsS (Some members of this family are selenoproteins.) gives MGIPRKTSAQVPAPDFEHFSCTLKQQGLTLARKRCRILQINVGLLCDLACRHCHLEAGPHQREKVMSAQTMKEVVAFARRSRFELVDITGGAPELVPGIEGFLADLAEVTPKLMLRSNLTALNGPEREQLLHACIKHRVALVVSFPALREAQIEAQRGSGVWEKSLAMLHRLNDLGYGCEGSGLELHLAVNPGGAFLPANQGATEKRYRRELHKRWGLVFNNLFTLTNTPLGRFQDWLENSGNYEGYMRKLAQAFNPETIPALMCREQISISWDGYVFDCDFHLAAGICRGEKRTHVRDLPAPPAEGTLIATADHCYACTAGAGFT, from the coding sequence ATGGGAATTCCACGGAAAACGTCTGCTCAGGTTCCGGCACCGGATTTCGAGCATTTCAGCTGCACCCTGAAACAGCAGGGATTGACCCTGGCGCGCAAGCGTTGTCGTATCCTGCAGATCAATGTCGGTCTGCTGTGCGATCTCGCCTGCCGGCATTGCCATCTGGAGGCCGGACCTCATCAGCGTGAAAAAGTCATGAGCGCACAGACCATGAAGGAGGTCGTCGCCTTTGCGCGCCGCAGCCGCTTCGAACTGGTCGATATCACCGGCGGCGCCCCGGAACTGGTGCCCGGCATCGAGGGCTTTCTTGCCGATTTGGCAGAGGTCACGCCGAAGCTCATGCTGCGCTCCAACCTGACGGCGCTGAACGGGCCTGAGCGAGAACAACTGCTGCACGCCTGCATTAAGCATCGCGTGGCCCTGGTGGTTTCCTTTCCGGCCCTGCGCGAAGCCCAGATCGAGGCGCAGAGAGGCTCAGGGGTCTGGGAAAAAAGCCTGGCGATGCTGCACCGCCTCAATGACTTGGGCTATGGGTGCGAAGGCTCAGGGCTGGAACTTCACCTGGCCGTCAACCCCGGCGGCGCCTTCCTGCCCGCCAATCAGGGGGCGACGGAAAAACGCTACCGGCGCGAGCTGCACAAACGCTGGGGCCTGGTTTTCAACAACCTGTTCACGCTGACCAACACGCCCTTGGGACGTTTCCAGGACTGGCTGGAAAACTCAGGCAACTATGAAGGCTACATGCGCAAACTGGCCCAGGCCTTCAACCCGGAAACGATCCCCGCACTCATGTGCCGTGAGCAGATTAGTATCTCCTGGGATGGTTATGTCTTCGATTGCGATTTTCATCTGGCCGCCGGCATCTGCCGGGGTGAAAAACGCACCCATGTGCGCGACCTACCTGCCCCGCCCGCCGAGGGTACTCTCATCGCCACCGCCGATCACTGCTATGCCTGCACCGCCGGTGCAGGCTTTACCTGA
- a CDS encoding DUF3179 domain-containing (seleno)protein, producing the protein MPAIVTGTTVLLAGATWEQWKRHHPDTVVLSLETGHVRDYSRDPYENYYRSRSGLFGFFRELVSDFPGKEVVAGVVLDGTAKAYPLEELRKSGKLKDRLAANTLSFSFDEVTGELRITDQDGERVPYISAYWFVWREIHPDSELFRSE; encoded by the coding sequence ATACCTGCAATTGTCACCGGGACGACAGTTCTTCTTGCCGGCGCCACCTGGGAACAATGGAAGCGACATCACCCAGACACCGTCGTGCTGTCTCTCGAAACCGGGCATGTGCGCGATTACAGCCGCGATCCCTACGAAAACTATTACCGCAGCCGCAGCGGGCTGTTCGGCTTTTTCCGCGAGCTGGTTTCCGATTTTCCCGGCAAAGAGGTGGTGGCCGGGGTGGTTCTCGACGGCACGGCCAAGGCCTATCCCCTGGAAGAATTACGCAAAAGTGGTAAACTCAAAGATCGGTTGGCGGCCAATACTCTCTCCTTTTCCTTTGACGAGGTGACGGGCGAACTGCGCATCACCGATCAGGATGGGGAGCGGGTACCCTACATCAGCGCCTACTGGTTCGTGTGGAGGGAAATCCACCCCGACAGCGAACTGTTTCGATCTGAATAA
- a CDS encoding arsenosugar biosynthesis-associated peroxidase-like protein, producing MKTYYDPDDLGLFETIGKDAPELARKFFDYYGAVFAEGALSAREKALIALAVAHSVQCPYCIDAYTRASLEQGCDLEEMTEALHVAGAIRGGASLVHGVQMRKIAEKLSL from the coding sequence ATGAAGACATATTACGACCCCGATGATCTGGGCCTGTTTGAAACCATCGGCAAGGATGCGCCGGAATTGGCCCGCAAATTCTTTGACTACTACGGCGCGGTGTTCGCCGAGGGGGCGCTGAGTGCGCGTGAAAAGGCCTTGATCGCCCTGGCCGTCGCCCACAGCGTGCAGTGTCCCTATTGCATTGATGCCTACACCCGCGCCAGCCTGGAGCAGGGCTGCGATCTGGAGGAAATGACCGAGGCCCTTCACGTGGCGGGCGCCATTCGCGGCGGGGCCTCTCTGGTGCATGGCGTCCAGATGCGCAAAATCGCCGAGAAGCTCTCGCTGTAA
- a CDS encoding TetR/AcrR family transcriptional regulator — translation MGIKGQKTRQKILDDAARLFRTKGFGATSINDLLQATGVTKGSLYFHFPGKDDLALAYLRQAGDHFMNFIDEGLEGESAAEKLESFLHQALAYHRGRGFVGGCLFGNTALETSDTVPAFAHLTAEVFLQWKQKLAAIIAQAQDEGSIHAERSAEDLSEYVIAVLEGGIMQSRLHKTEKPMKNCIETLRLMLFTNNPGSDQRRSH, via the coding sequence ATGGGAATCAAAGGCCAAAAAACCCGACAGAAAATCCTCGACGATGCTGCCCGCCTGTTTCGCACCAAAGGCTTTGGCGCCACCAGCATCAACGATCTGCTGCAAGCAACGGGTGTCACCAAGGGCAGCCTGTATTTTCATTTTCCCGGCAAGGACGACCTGGCCCTTGCCTATCTGCGCCAGGCCGGTGATCACTTCATGAACTTTATCGATGAAGGCCTTGAGGGCGAGAGCGCGGCCGAAAAACTGGAGAGCTTTCTGCACCAGGCACTTGCCTACCATCGCGGCAGGGGTTTTGTCGGCGGCTGCCTGTTCGGCAATACGGCCCTGGAAACCAGCGATACCGTCCCCGCGTTCGCGCACCTGACTGCCGAGGTCTTTCTTCAGTGGAAGCAGAAACTGGCCGCTATCATCGCCCAGGCTCAGGACGAGGGGTCGATTCATGCCGAACGCAGTGCCGAGGATCTTTCCGAGTATGTCATCGCGGTACTGGAAGGCGGCATCATGCAATCGCGCCTGCACAAAACGGAAAAACCGATGAAGAATTGCATCGAGACTTTGCGTCTGATGCTTTTCACAAACAATCCGGGTTCGGACCAGCGCCGATCCCATTGA
- a CDS encoding DUF134 domain-containing protein: MSPRPRKPRNCACPHHPPDGSVFKPAGTPMRDLEKIYLDHDEFDALHLCDGEGMTQEQAGERLGVSRGTVQRLTASGRKKIIEALAEGRALIIAADGEED, encoded by the coding sequence ATGTCGCCACGTCCCAGAAAGCCACGCAACTGCGCCTGTCCCCATCACCCGCCCGATGGCTCGGTCTTCAAGCCCGCGGGAACCCCTATGCGGGATTTGGAGAAAATCTATCTGGATCATGATGAATTCGACGCTCTGCATCTGTGCGACGGCGAGGGGATGACCCAGGAGCAGGCTGGTGAGCGCCTGGGGGTTTCGCGCGGCACCGTGCAGCGCTTGACGGCAAGCGGCCGCAAAAAGATCATCGAGGCTCTTGCTGAGGGACGCGCCCTGATCATCGCTGCCGACGGCGAAGAGGATTGA
- a CDS encoding NifB/NifX family molybdenum-iron cluster-binding protein gives MKLCFPVEHNAGLDSPVYGHFGSAPLFVLVDSETQEVRELANRDLHHQHGACSPLKALGGETVEAIVVGGIGAGALSGLRQAGLKVYQAQGATVADNLDLYNEASLLELTPGQVCGGHGHGHGCSH, from the coding sequence ATGAAACTCTGCTTTCCCGTAGAACACAATGCAGGCCTGGACAGCCCCGTGTACGGTCATTTCGGCTCGGCGCCCCTGTTCGTTCTGGTCGACAGCGAAACTCAGGAAGTGCGTGAACTCGCCAACCGTGACCTGCACCACCAGCACGGCGCGTGTAGCCCGCTCAAGGCCCTGGGGGGCGAGACCGTCGAGGCCATCGTGGTCGGCGGCATCGGTGCTGGAGCCTTGAGCGGCCTGCGCCAGGCGGGTCTTAAGGTTTATCAGGCCCAGGGCGCTACCGTCGCCGACAATCTGGATCTGTACAATGAGGCAAGTCTTCTAGAACTGACTCCGGGGCAGGTATGCGGGGGCCACGGTCATGGCCATGGCTGTAGCCACTGA
- a CDS encoding methyltransferase domain-containing protein, with product MRNTETTLAAVKDYYGQVLKNSKDLKTSACCSIEAVPAHHRSILAQIDSEIIERFYGCGSPIPAALEGCTVLDLGCGTGRDAYLLSKLVGEQGRVIGLDMTHEQLEVARRHLEGQTARFGYAKPNLDFRQGYIEDLLGAGIADDSIDLVVSNCVINLSPDKRRVFSEIFRVLKPGGELYFSDVFAGRRIPDALRTDPVLHGECLAGALYVEDFRRLLRELGCLDYRMMSSRRIELGNEEVEAKAGMIDFHSITVRAFKLPLEDICEDYGQVAVYLGTIPECPHHFALDDHHLFETGRPLRVCGNTAGMVSQTRFARHFRVAGDKSVHFGPFPCDPATPSTGDSTPKACC from the coding sequence ATGCGCAACACCGAGACAACCCTCGCCGCCGTCAAAGACTACTACGGCCAGGTGCTCAAAAACAGCAAGGATCTCAAAACCAGCGCCTGTTGCAGCATCGAGGCGGTACCGGCGCACCATCGCTCCATTCTGGCTCAGATCGACAGCGAAATCATCGAGCGCTTTTACGGCTGCGGTTCGCCCATCCCCGCGGCCCTGGAAGGCTGCACGGTGCTCGATCTGGGCTGCGGCACCGGGCGCGACGCCTATCTGCTCTCCAAACTGGTGGGCGAACAGGGCCGGGTCATTGGTCTCGACATGACGCATGAGCAGCTTGAGGTGGCACGCCGCCATCTGGAGGGACAGACCGCGCGCTTCGGTTATGCAAAACCCAACCTCGATTTCCGGCAGGGCTATATCGAGGATTTGCTGGGGGCGGGGATCGCCGATGATTCCATCGACCTGGTGGTGTCCAATTGTGTGATCAATCTTTCTCCGGATAAGCGTCGGGTGTTCTCAGAAATCTTTCGCGTGCTCAAGCCCGGCGGCGAGCTTTATTTTTCCGATGTCTTCGCGGGGCGGCGCATTCCGGACGCCTTGCGCACCGACCCGGTGCTGCACGGCGAATGTCTGGCCGGGGCGCTGTATGTCGAGGATTTCCGCCGCCTGCTGCGCGAGTTGGGATGTCTGGACTACCGCATGATGTCAAGTCGCCGCATCGAACTTGGCAATGAGGAGGTGGAAGCCAAGGCGGGCATGATCGATTTTCACTCCATCACGGTGCGCGCCTTCAAACTGCCCCTGGAAGATATCTGCGAAGATTACGGCCAGGTCGCGGTCTATCTCGGCACCATTCCCGAATGTCCTCACCATTTTGCTCTCGACGACCATCATCTGTTTGAAACGGGCCGCCCCCTGCGGGTGTGCGGCAACACCGCCGGCATGGTTTCGCAAACCCGCTTCGCCAGACATTTCCGGGTCGCGGGTGATAAATCAGTGCATTTCGGCCCCTTCCCCTGCGACCCGGCAACGCCCTCGACGGGGGACAGCACGCCGAAGGCGTGCTGCTGA
- a CDS encoding phosphatase PAP2 family protein — MLTPKKAKAHGGLVDYYARHITPVEARMMQRVCDLRRFQPVTTLMRAASRLGDGPLWYLTAVVLLTCGGAVERWAALAAGISIALCVALFTLVKNRIGRPRPFEIWADLPCQMLPPDRFSFPSGHTMTAFAVCGALAVLLPGSLGIFLPMAILIGFSRIFLGLHYPTDVLVGALLGSTIGLAVGRLILMYMVV; from the coding sequence ATGCTGACCCCGAAAAAAGCCAAGGCCCACGGCGGCCTGGTCGATTATTACGCACGCCACATAACGCCGGTTGAAGCCCGCATGATGCAGAGGGTTTGCGACCTGCGCCGCTTTCAACCCGTCACCACCCTCATGCGCGCGGCCAGCCGTCTGGGCGACGGCCCCTTGTGGTATCTGACCGCTGTGGTCCTGCTCACCTGCGGCGGCGCCGTCGAGCGCTGGGCGGCGCTGGCGGCGGGCATATCCATCGCCCTGTGCGTCGCCTTGTTCACCCTGGTCAAAAACCGCATCGGGCGACCGCGCCCTTTTGAAATATGGGCCGATCTGCCCTGCCAGATGTTGCCGCCGGACAGGTTTTCCTTTCCCTCCGGCCACACCATGACGGCCTTTGCGGTCTGCGGCGCCCTGGCCGTGCTGCTGCCGGGTTCCCTGGGAATTTTTCTACCCATGGCGATCCTCATCGGGTTTTCACGCATCTTCCTCGGTCTGCACTACCCCACCGACGTCCTTGTCGGTGCCCTGCTCGGTTCCACCATCGGTCTTGCAGTGGGCCGCCTGATCCTCATGTACATGGTTGTTTGA
- a CDS encoding iron-sulfur cluster assembly scaffold protein NifU: protein MYSPKVMDHFANPRNVGVIDDANVVVQAGDPGCGDGLLIFLKIEEDRIRDIKYKIYGCGAAIATSSVASEMAMGKTLDEVLMLITEKSIAAALDGLPPEKMHCSNLAAGALRAAVKQYRKMGAEAKSAES, encoded by the coding sequence ATGTATTCCCCAAAAGTCATGGATCATTTCGCCAACCCCCGCAATGTCGGGGTAATCGACGATGCCAACGTTGTGGTCCAGGCGGGCGATCCCGGTTGCGGTGACGGTCTGCTGATTTTCCTCAAGATCGAGGAGGATCGCATCCGCGACATCAAATACAAGATCTACGGCTGCGGCGCGGCCATCGCCACCTCGTCGGTCGCCAGCGAAATGGCCATGGGCAAAACCCTCGACGAGGTGCTGATGCTGATCACGGAAAAAAGCATTGCCGCGGCTCTCGATGGGCTGCCGCCGGAGAAAATGCACTGCTCCAATCTGGCGGCCGGTGCGCTGCGGGCGGCGGTCAAGCAGTACCGAAAAATGGGGGCCGAAGCAAAAAGCGCGGAAAGCTGA